One segment of Tamlana crocina DNA contains the following:
- a CDS encoding DUF3817 domain-containing protein: MLSFKNIFRIVALLEGVSYILLLFIATPIKYMANDPQYVKMLGMPHGILFIAYVAMAFMLKNDYKWNNRTFLVVLVASIIPFGTFYVEKKFLKPARNG, translated from the coding sequence ATGCTTTCATTTAAAAATATTTTCCGAATTGTAGCACTGCTGGAAGGTGTTTCGTATATCCTTTTACTATTTATCGCCACCCCTATAAAATATATGGCCAACGACCCGCAATACGTAAAAATGCTGGGGATGCCACACGGTATTTTATTTATTGCCTATGTGGCCATGGCGTTTATGCTGAAGAACGACTATAAATGGAACAACCGCACATTTCTGGTCGTTTTGGTGGCTTCCATAATTCCTTTCGGAACCTTTTATGTGGAAAAGAAATTCTTAAAACCTGCCCGTAATGGATAG
- a CDS encoding VTT domain-containing protein has product MKPKSKNKSEKSRWQLLHQYYSYTGFYTFVWQAVKKALPYIIGIVVALYVINHFFDINAALTRLTEILPAYGVLSFFFVSETLLGLVPPEIFIAWAGKMYAPWLYLSLLALLSYSGGLLSYWMGHTMTKIPSVHNYLEQKMEKQLKNSKKWGGFLIVVGALLPLPFSISCIAAGIIKFPFRSVMLYGSLRLLRFVIYGILIFNVV; this is encoded by the coding sequence ATGAAACCGAAATCAAAAAACAAATCTGAAAAATCGCGTTGGCAGTTACTGCACCAGTATTACAGCTATACGGGGTTTTATACGTTTGTTTGGCAAGCCGTTAAAAAGGCTTTGCCGTACATTATTGGTATTGTAGTTGCGCTTTATGTAATCAATCATTTTTTTGATATTAATGCAGCATTAACCAGGCTCACCGAAATATTGCCAGCTTATGGCGTACTCAGTTTCTTTTTTGTTTCCGAAACGCTTTTGGGGCTTGTTCCGCCAGAAATTTTTATTGCTTGGGCCGGAAAAATGTACGCGCCTTGGCTGTATTTAAGTCTGTTGGCATTATTATCTTATAGCGGAGGTTTATTGTCCTATTGGATGGGACACACCATGACCAAAATTCCATCGGTTCACAATTATTTGGAGCAAAAAATGGAAAAACAGCTAAAAAACTCCAAAAAATGGGGTGGTTTTTTAATCGTTGTTGGTGCCCTATTGCCACTACCCTTTTCCATTTCCTGTATTGCGGCGGGCATCATCAAATTTCCGTTCCGTAGCGTAATGCTTTACGGTTCGTTAAGGTTGTTGCGCTTCGTTATTTACGGCATCCTTATTTTCAACGTGGTTTAG
- a CDS encoding metallophosphoesterase — translation MQIVHLTDIHLSEKNFKEFENNFRKALINDLSKYHSKNNPIELIVITGDLVDCGGHSLLKMPRFSSTYTNPFNIFDKEFIEPIAAALNIKKTQFLFIPGNHDINENDILWVNEKSMKKDINESNIDKYLHDTRHNFNYKNERLRYFKEFEFEIHKSTPNYKFSNNESTYLHELKNGYKVGFILLNDSWRCSTCELKDDTHNYHYFGVNQIYSGLKNLDSMGSNINICLHHHSVEDFKERIEFERILTTKNIELLLYGHHHSNDSQLHYNGVGGCLGFRGRATLNKPEDSDSKYQSGYKVLDINFGLNKVEKIHYRKYEYDQTKFVADVRYGDDLGIDCNERHGGKGYPFSLQETSPASFLKSLDEDKFKNFK, via the coding sequence ATGCAGATAGTCCATTTAACAGACATACATTTATCAGAAAAAAACTTTAAAGAATTCGAAAATAATTTTCGAAAAGCATTAATTAATGATTTGTCTAAATATCATTCTAAGAATAACCCTATTGAACTAATTGTAATTACTGGAGATTTGGTTGATTGTGGAGGTCATTCACTTTTGAAAATGCCAAGATTTAGTAGTACCTATACTAATCCTTTTAATATTTTTGATAAAGAATTTATTGAGCCTATCGCAGCAGCTTTAAATATAAAAAAGACTCAGTTTTTATTTATTCCTGGAAACCATGATATTAATGAAAATGATATTCTTTGGGTTAATGAAAAGAGTATGAAAAAGGACATAAATGAGTCTAATATAGATAAGTATCTGCATGATACAAGACATAATTTTAATTATAAAAACGAAAGATTAAGGTATTTCAAAGAATTTGAATTTGAGATTCATAAATCAACTCCAAATTATAAATTCTCTAACAATGAATCGACTTACTTACATGAATTAAAAAATGGATATAAAGTTGGTTTTATATTACTAAACGATTCGTGGAGATGTTCTACATGTGAATTAAAAGATGATACTCATAATTATCATTATTTTGGAGTAAATCAAATATATTCTGGACTGAAAAATCTTGACAGTATGGGATCAAATATAAATATTTGTTTACATCATCATTCAGTAGAGGATTTTAAAGAAAGAATTGAATTTGAAAGAATCCTAACTACAAAGAACATTGAACTACTCTTATATGGACACCATCATTCAAATGATTCGCAATTGCATTACAATGGAGTTGGTGGTTGTCTTGGGTTTAGAGGAAGAGCTACACTTAACAAGCCTGAAGATTCTGATTCTAAATATCAATCTGGTTATAAAGTTTTAGATATAAATTTTGGTTTAAATAAAGTTGAAAAAATCCATTACAGGAAATATGAATACGATCAGACAAAATTTGTCGCAGATGTTAGGTATGGAGATGATTTAGGTATTGATTGTAACGAAAGGCATGGTGGAAAGGGATACCCTTTTAGTTTACAAGAGACCTCACCTGCTTCATTTTTAAAGAGCTTAGATGAAGATAAATTTAAAAACTTCAAATGA